In a single window of the Megalobrama amblycephala isolate DHTTF-2021 linkage group LG3, ASM1881202v1, whole genome shotgun sequence genome:
- the LOC125264864 gene encoding interferon-induced very large GTPase 1-like gives MNNLFPRLHLEDNNLNKMSPADVLQITEHSLQSLESCAEEELIQTFIQKILMMNYRARYVTVKETNKNDHTQQDKDASEAECDIFKDIHKNDHLSNKARSQSEQIHPMDIQMAVFHCADRFLKQLIITKLSQCQYALPLLVPDPLTQQIEFPLWTFRQINKSWKIRKTNNETISQTQPIYKTETPMVFFFRFGSVNSSKSQLMNSLINERHNTFCPGSSRTRVLMDGVVEIAWFFPSGKNTDKFSDCVAFCNLHGDAGDHEKQLQILTEMASVNVVLLPRLDKNDRSATVIQKLYKDRKPLICLFTEDESASTEMQKGKYKIGLNGRNQSEVFEELRRAINGCLKESSSTFRLEDVSKHSDIRVDEEYDKECRRGRAAAQQMMSLLEKKDLTKIKDSFLPHQGKLWHQWSQMNKELHRPQGDDIEMEISRKRTQMMDIRKEQHKLVLSELMKLFIKEMNSEDEHERKFFLNWLGNLLDEHTSADLSVLHDSYNKMWSAVVKLKESHAEPDKLKVEQAKLEKKSEELEAATFGLEHIMREIGQIYESCSSVQKNKKDLEPDFSSLPSLAAEMMISGFPLELMDGDAAHVPVIWISAVLDELIQKLGDQRVFVLSVLGIQSSGKSTMLNAMFGLQFAVSAGRCTKGAFMQLVKVSDEMKTQMNSDYILVVDTEGLRALELAGRSTRDHDNELATFVVGLANLTLINIFGENPSEMQDILQIVVQAFMRMKKVRLNPRCMFVHQNVSDVTAGEKNMEGRKRLQEKLDEMTKLAAKEEDCAAESFSDVITFDVQNDVMYFAQFWEGSPPMAPPNPNYCENIQELKESIMSHASKSHGIMLKELKDRVKDLWEALMNERFIFSFKNSLGISAYRKLETEYNKWSWRLRSAMMETENKLHNQIENKAIHEVKETDLHRELKKTSEEVKKSMSEFFEKDTYADILIQWKTSFEIKIKDLQKSIVGETKRKLNEILKHRELREKFDAQKTHHENTLYEKSKELALKLKDKANDEETLKKEFDLFWEQSVKKIISDTPPIKDTDIMRDMKETLSDINEGHLFLDQEKENRDIISVPSYSEYVVFKKSKKGKITETLKSTFGFNSDQILSPEDEAQIRSLVTDVAQQTDKMIQSFNISKLGYNKSCIQLLTDFIKAKVTEHEEKSEKYMFKNQFFMDLVYSICKRLNKMITDQHEKFREANDPVIYIEKKRGEYYSIFQKYCQGATSAVIFGEIICQKLKEPIEQSVYKKTARDLADEMRTNCKSLNGNRSNLEKHILKTLADKEDFNKYMNYIQTPRDHFKSFIRDEVSQFITDKFSVSVLPKMKENIECLQQKIMKAAHESTEHVQENRGDVGLWLKTFTQQISDVLIFSEKDLSGVKYDDVDDFSLLEDVIRKQLTVIMTDISSGFTTKTFPVKLDLKFRPDELLIDHFCQCCWVQCPFCRSICTNTIENHTGDHSVPFHRNIGLNGWFYKGTTNLAIQICTSAVASTNTYFYPSASSSNAFPWRNYRSAGGVYAVWSITPDLSELPYWKWFVCRFQKDLENYYKKTFQGYGNIPNEWRRYSKQEAVESLDQYI, from the coding sequence atgaataatctATTCCCAAGACTTCACCTGGAGGACAATAATCTCAATAAGATGAGCCCTGCTGATGTTCTCCAGATAACTGAACATTCCTTACAATCCCTTGAGTCTTGTGCTGAAGAGGAGCTGATTCAGACTTTCATACAAAAAATATTGATGATGAACTACAGAGCAAGATATGTCACTGTTAAAGAGACCAATAAAAATGATCACACACAACAAGATAAAGACGCATCTGAAGCAGAGTGTGATATTTTTAAGGATATTCACAAAAATGACCATTTATCTAACAAAGCAAGAAGCCAATCTGAGCAAATTCATCCGATGGATATTCAGATGGCCGTGTTTCATTGTGCTGATCGTTtcctgaagcagctaatcatCACTAAACTGTCCCAGTGTCAGTACGCCCTGCCTCTGCTTGTTCCTGATCCACTCACACAACAGATTGAGTTTCCTCTCTGGACATTCAGACAAATCAACAAGAGCTGGAAGATCAGAAAAACCAATAATGAGACCATCAGTCAAACCCAGCCGATCTACAAGACAGAAACTCCAATGGTGTTTTTCTTCAGGTTTGGCTCTGTGAACTCATCCAAGTCTCAGCTGATGAACAGTCTGATTAATGAGAGACACAATACGTTCTGTCCAGGCAGCAGCAGAACCAGAGTCCTGATGGATGGAGTGGTGGAGATTGCCTGGTTCTTCCCCTCTGGGAAAAACACAGATAAATTCAGTGACTGTGTTGCATTCTGTAATCTACATGGTGATGCAGGAGACCATGAGAAACAGCTGCAGATCCTCACTGAAATGGCCTCAGTCAATGTTGTTCTTCTACCACGACTGGACAAGAATGACAGAAGTGCAACAGTaatccaaaaactgtacaagGACAGAAAGCCACTCATTTGTCTTTTTACTGAAGATGAATCTGCTTCAACTGAGATGCAGAAAGGAAAATACAAAATTGGTCTGAATGGCAGAAATCAGTCAGAAGTATTTGAAGAACTCAGAAGAGCTATAAATGGTTGTCTCAAAGAATCATCTTCCACTTTCAGACTTGAAGATGTGTCTAAACACTCAGACATCAGAGTAGATGAAGAATATGATAAAGAGTGCAGGAGAGGAAGAGCAGCAGCACAGCAGATGATGAGTTTACTGGAGAAGAAAGATCTGACAAAAATCAAAGACTCATTTCTGCCTCATCAGGGGAAACTGTGGCATCAGTGGAGTCAGATGAACAAAGAACTACATCGACCTCAAGGAGATGATATAGAAATGGAAATTAGTAGAAAACGCACTCAAATGATGGACATCCGTAAAGAGCAACATAAATTGGTCCTCAGTGAGCTTATGAAGCTCTTTATTAAGGAAATGAACTCAGAGGACGAACATGAAAGGAAGTTTTTCCTTAACTGGCTTGGAAATCTCCTGGATGAACATACATCAGCTGATCTTTCTGTTTTACATGATTCATATAATAAAATGTGGTCAGCAGTTGTAAAATTGAAAGAGAGTCATGCTGAACCTGATAAACTCAAAGTTGAACAAGCAAAACTTGAGAAAAAGTCTGAGGAGCTTGAAGCTGCAACTTTTGGTTTGGAGCACATCATGAGAGAGATCGGTCAGATCTATGAATCATGTTCATCTGTGCAGAAGAACAAGAAAGACCTGGAGCCTGACTTCTCTTCTCTCCCGAGTCTGGCAGCAGAGATGATGATCTCTGGATTTCCACTGGAGCTGATGGATGGAGATGCTGCTCATGTTCCTGTAATCTGGATCTCTGCTGTTCTAGATGAACTCATCCAGAAACTGGGAGACCAGAGAGTCTTTGTGCTGTCAGTTTTAGGGATTCAGAGCTCTGGGAAATCCACCATGCTGAATGCCATGTTTGGACTCCAGTTTGCCGTCAGTGCTGGCAGGTGCACCAAAGGAGCTTTCATGCAGCTGGTCAAAGTTTCAGATGAgatgaaaacacagatgaacTCTGACTATATTCTGGTTGTTGATACTGAGGGTCTTCGTGCTCTAGAACTGGCTGGAAGATCAACAAGAGATCATGACAATGAATTGGCCACATTTGTTGTTGGTCTTGCAAATCTGACATTGATCAACATCTTTGGAGAAAACCCGTCTGAGATGCAGGACATTCTTCAGATTGTTGTTCAGGCCTTCATGAGGATGAAGAAGGTCAGACTGAATCCCAGATGTATGTTTGTGCATCAGAATGTTTCAGATGTCACAGCTGGAGAGAAAAACATGGAGGGAAGGAAACGACTGCAGGAGAAGTTGGATGAGATGACAAAACTTGCTGCTAAAGAGGAAGACTGTGCTGCAGAAAGTTTCAGTGATGTCATTACGTTTGATGTTCAGAATGATGTGATGTATTTTGCTCAGTTCTGGGAGGGCAGCCCACCCATGGCACCACCAAACCCAAACTACTGTGAGAATATTCAAGAACTAAAGGAATCAATTATGTCTCATGCCTCAAAATCACATGGAATAATGCTGAAAGAATTGAAAGATCGTGTTAAAGATCTCTGGGAGGCTTTAATGAATGAACGATTCATCTTCAGTTTCAAAAATTCTCTGGGGATTTCAGCCTACAGGAAACTGGAGACCGAATACAACAAGTGGTCCTGGAGGCTTCGTAGTGCCATGATGGAAACTGAGAACAAGCTCCACAACCAAATAGAAAATAAAGCAATTCATGAGGTAAAGGAAACTGATCTTCATAGAGAACTGAAGAAGACAAGTGAAGAAGTGAAAAAATCAATGTCAGAATTCTTTGAGAAAGACACATATGCAGATATACTGATTCAGTGGAAAACATCatttgaaatcaaaatcaaagacCTTCAGAAAAGCATTGTGGGAGAAACAAAGAGGAAATTAAATGAGATTCTTAAGCACAGAGAACTGAGGGAAAAGTTTGATGCTCAGAAGACACATCATGAAAACACTCTCTATGAAAAGAGCAAAGAACTTGCCTTAAAACTCAAAGACAAAGCAAATGATGAAGAAACACTGAAGAAAGAGTTTGATTTGTTTTGGGAACAGAGTGTGAAGAAGATCATCAGTGACACTCCTCCAATCAAAGACACTGATATAATGAGAGATATGAAAGAGACTCTCAGTGACATCAATGAGGGACATCTCTTTCTAGACCAGGAAAAAGAGAACAGGGATATTATATCTGTGCCAAGTTATTCTGaatatgttgtttttaaaaagtcCAAAAAAGGAAAGATTACAGAGACTCTAAAAAGCACATTTGGATTCAACTCGGATCAAATTCTTTCTCCAGAAGATGAAGCTCAAATAAGATCTTTAGTCACAGATGTTGCTCAGCAAACAGACAAAATGATTCAgtcatttaacatttcaaaattgGGCTACAACAAAAGCTGCATTCAACTActcacagatttcatcaaagCAAAAGTAACAGAACATGAGGAAAAATCTGAGAAATACATGTTCAAAAATCAGTTCTTCATGGACTTGGTTTATTCCATCTGTAAGAGATTAAACAAGATGATCACTGACCAACATGAAAAGTTCAGGGAAGCCAATGATCCTGTAATATATATTGAGAAGAAGAGAGGAGAGTACTATAGTATTTTCCAGAAATACTGTCAAGGAGCAACATCAGCTGTCATCTTTGGTGAGATCATCTGTCAGAAACTTAAAGAGCCCATTGAGCAGAGTGTCTACAAGAAGACTGCCAGAGATCTGGCAGATGAAATGAGAACAAACTGCAAATCACTGAATGGAAACAGATCAAATCTGGAGAAACACATCCTGAAGACACTTGCTGACAAAGAGGATTTTAACAAATACATGAACTACATTCAAACTCCCAGAGATCACTTCAAGAGTTTCATCAGAGATGAAGTCAGTCAGTTCATCACTGATAagttcagtgtcagtgttttacccaaaatgaaggaaaacattGAATGCCTTCAGCAAAAGATCATGAAAGCAGCACATGAATCTACTGAACATGTTCAAGAGAACAGAGGAGATGTGGGTTTGTGGTTAAAGACTTTCACACAGCAGATCTCAGATGTGTTGATCTTCTCTGAAAAAGACCTCAGTGGAGTGAAATAtgatgatgttgatgatttCAGCCTCCTAGAAGATGTGATAAGAAAACAACTTACTGTTATAATGACTGACATCAGCAGTGGATTCACCACAAAGACATTTCCAGTAAAACTGGATCTCAAGTTCAGGCCAGATGAGCTTCTGATTGATCACTTCTGTCAGTGCTGTTGGGTTCAGTGTCCGTTCTGTAGATCCATCTGCACCAACACaatagaaaaccatactggagaTCACAGTGTTCCTTTCCATCGTAATATTGGACTGAATGGGTGGTTTTACAAAGGAACAACAAACTTGGCTATTCAAATTTGCACATCAGCAGTAGCAAGTactaatacatatttttatccCAGTGCCTCCTCAAGTAATGCATTCCCCTGGAGAAATTATAGATCAGCAGGAGGAGTTTATGCAGTCTGGAGCATCACACCAGATCTCTCTGAACTGCCCTACTGGAAGTGGTTTGTGTGCAGATTCCAGAAAGATCTGGAAAactattataagaaaacattccagggttATGGTAATATTCCAAATGAATGGAGACGATACTCAAAGCAGGAAGCTGTTGAGAGTTTGGATCAATACATTTAA
- the LOC125264034 gene encoding putative nuclease HARBI1, which produces MAIAGLPGVVGVIDGTHVRIIAPSEDEHAYVNRKKIHSINTQIVFDASYTILDIVAKWPGATHDLWILQESGLRLLFESHHVPAGCHLLGDSGNPCRTWLLTPYIHPQPGPQLNYNRGHKKSVVERGNGQMKRRFHVLHGEIRLTPEKASRIITVCAILHNLCKQQNIPQPEENEGDDDDDDDNDDDVDAAADEEMLMEQNHHQRLQDWQEPGLEKEQQEPGGQEGGEQEHHHDCQMK; this is translated from the exons ATGGCCATAGCTGGACTTCCCGGTGTAGTTGGTGTTATAGATGGGACACATGTCCGAATTATTGCACCATCAGAAGATGAGCATGCATatgtaaatagaaaaaaaatccacagcATTAACACTCAGATAGTTTTTGATGCTAGCTACACTATTTTAGACATTGTCGCCAAGTGGCCAGGCGCAACACATGATTTGTGGATCCTACAGGAGAGTGGCTTGAGGCTGCTGTTTGAGAGTCATCATGTGCCAGCTGGATGTCACTTGTTGGGGGACAGTGGCAATCCCTGCAGGACGTGGCTCCTCACGCCTTACATCCACCCACAACCTGGACCTCAGTTAAATTACAACAG AGGCCACAAGAAAAGTGTTGTGGAAAGGGGCAATGGGCAGATGAAACGTCGGTTTCATGTCCTACATGGGGAAATCCGTCTAACTCCAGAGAAAGCAAGCAGAATCATCACTGTCTGTGCCATTCTGCACAACCTGTGCAAGCAACAAAATATCCCACAGCCAGAGGAGAATgaaggtgatgatgatgatgacgacgaCAATGACGACGACGTTGATGCTGCTGCTGACGAAG AGATGCTGATGGAGCAGAACCACCACCAGCGGCTGCAGGACTGGCAGGAGCCGGGCCTGGAGAAAGAGCAGCAGGAGCCAGGAGGGCAGGAAGGAGGGGAGCAGGAGCATCATCATGATTGCCAAATGAAGTGA